The following proteins are co-located in the Tachysurus vachellii isolate PV-2020 chromosome 19, HZAU_Pvac_v1, whole genome shotgun sequence genome:
- the tmem18 gene encoding transmembrane protein 18 produces the protein MSTNKAKNISAIPIDGFSNVRITSTWTFLQSIQWSEPWLIGLISFHILCFAFTVFTCRYYRLQIFHFLLMVTMVYSAEYVNEIAAMNWRSFAKFQYFDSKGMFISLVYSVPLLFNTIVIVAVWVRRTFATMTELKTLQLKRKAARESTKKSQ, from the exons ATGAGCACCAATAAAGCAAAGAATATCAGCGCCATCCCTATAGACGGATTCAGTAATGTTCGGATTACATCAACGTGGACGTTTCTACAGTCT ATCCAGTGGTCTGAGCCGTGGCTTATCGGCCTGATTTCTTTTCATATtctgtgttttgcttttacTGTCTTTACCTGCAGGTATTACAGACTCCAGATCTTCCACTTCCTCCTGATGG TTACGATGGTGTACAGTGCAGAATATGTGAACGAGATAGCAGCTATGAACTGGAG ATCGTTTGCCAAGTTTCAGTACTTTGACTCAAAGGGGATGTTCATATCATTGGTGTATTCTGTACCACTCCTGTTCAACACTATCGTTATTGTG GCCGTGTGGGTGAGGAGGACTTTTGCGACCATGACAGAGCTGAAGACGCTGCAGCTGAAGAGAAAAGCTGCAAGAGAAAGCACCAAGAAATCCCAGTAG